A stretch of the Ensifer sp. PDNC004 genome encodes the following:
- a CDS encoding DUF58 domain-containing protein: MATVGHIVSRTPASEVLSRAQQRAMLVPDCLVEARRIANTVISGWHGRRKRGIGENFWQFRPYSDGESMSRIDWRRSARDDHTYVRDREWEAAHTIWLWADLSPSMMYKSKLGTVSKESRALVLMLALAEILARSGERIGCPGIMEPVSARNAAERLATAIMLSPLAEGLPETGMIRSASDLVLIGDFLDPAEKIMDRLGPLARRGLRGHVVEIADPAEEVFPYSGRTEFTDPETGEKLTAGRAEVLREDYQRAYIGRRDTLGVTLRHLGWTFTPHKTDRPASEALVAVHTYLSGMPGRATHGGQL; encoded by the coding sequence ATGGCCACCGTCGGGCACATAGTCTCGCGTACTCCCGCCAGTGAAGTGCTTTCACGCGCGCAGCAGCGCGCCATGCTCGTTCCCGATTGCCTGGTCGAGGCGCGACGGATCGCCAACACCGTGATCTCCGGCTGGCACGGTCGGCGCAAGCGCGGCATCGGCGAGAATTTCTGGCAGTTCCGGCCCTATTCCGACGGCGAAAGCATGTCGCGCATCGACTGGCGGCGTTCTGCCCGTGACGACCATACCTATGTGCGCGACCGCGAATGGGAAGCCGCCCACACCATCTGGCTGTGGGCCGATCTCTCGCCGTCGATGATGTACAAGTCGAAGCTCGGCACCGTGTCCAAGGAGAGCCGCGCGCTGGTGTTGATGCTGGCACTCGCCGAAATCCTTGCGCGCTCGGGCGAGCGCATCGGCTGCCCAGGCATCATGGAGCCTGTTTCCGCGCGCAACGCCGCCGAACGGCTGGCGACTGCCATCATGCTCAGCCCGCTTGCCGAAGGCCTGCCCGAAACCGGAATGATCCGCAGCGCCAGCGACCTCGTGCTGATCGGCGACTTCCTCGATCCTGCCGAAAAGATCATGGACCGCCTCGGCCCGCTGGCCAGGCGCGGCCTGCGCGGCCATGTGGTCGAGATTGCCGATCCGGCCGAAGAAGTGTTCCCCTATTCCGGCCGGACCGAATTCACCGATCCTGAGACCGGCGAGAAGCTGACCGCCGGCCGCGCCGAAGTGCTGCGTGAAGACTATCAGCGCGCCTATATCGGCCGCCGCGACACGCTCGGCGTGACGCTCCGCCATCTCGGCTGGACCTTCACCCCGCACAAGACCGACCGGCC
- a CDS encoding MoxR family ATPase has product MSVMKGAADAIDEKAIVAAAESALGEIARVRAEVGKVIFGQESVVEQTLLAVLSGGHALLVGVPGLAKTKLVATLGTVLGLDSSRVQFTPDLMPSDILGSEVMDQDAAGHRSFRFIPGPIFTQLLMADEINRASPRTQSALLQAMQEYHITVAGARKDLPQPFHVLATQNPLEQEGTYPLPEAQLDRFLMQVDVGYPDLAAERQILLETTGVGEATAHPVIDAARLLQIQSLIRQMPVGEKVVDAILSLVRSARPGNGNAATDKNVAWGPGPRAGQALMLCARARALYDGRLAPSIDDILALAEPVLQHRMALTFAARAEGMTVRDVVADLVKQARG; this is encoded by the coding sequence ATGAGTGTGATGAAGGGCGCGGCTGACGCGATCGACGAGAAGGCGATTGTCGCTGCGGCCGAGAGTGCGCTGGGCGAAATCGCCCGGGTGCGCGCGGAAGTCGGCAAAGTCATCTTCGGCCAGGAAAGCGTCGTCGAACAGACCCTGCTCGCGGTCCTTTCCGGCGGCCATGCCCTGCTCGTCGGCGTTCCGGGCCTTGCCAAGACGAAGCTCGTCGCCACGCTCGGCACCGTGCTCGGACTCGATTCCAGCCGCGTGCAGTTCACGCCCGACCTGATGCCCTCGGATATCCTCGGCTCCGAAGTGATGGACCAGGATGCGGCCGGCCATCGCTCGTTCCGCTTCATTCCCGGCCCGATCTTCACGCAATTGCTGATGGCCGACGAAATCAACCGCGCCTCGCCACGGACCCAGTCGGCGCTGCTGCAGGCCATGCAGGAGTATCACATCACGGTTGCCGGCGCCCGCAAGGACCTGCCGCAACCCTTCCATGTGCTTGCAACGCAGAACCCGCTTGAGCAGGAAGGCACCTATCCCCTGCCCGAGGCGCAGCTCGACCGCTTCCTGATGCAGGTCGACGTCGGCTATCCGGACCTTGCCGCCGAGCGGCAGATCCTGCTCGAAACGACAGGTGTCGGCGAAGCGACGGCCCACCCGGTCATCGATGCCGCCCGGCTGCTGCAGATCCAGAGCCTCATCCGCCAGATGCCGGTCGGCGAGAAGGTGGTCGACGCGATCCTGTCGCTGGTGCGCTCCGCCCGTCCGGGCAACGGCAACGCCGCGACCGACAAGAACGTCGCCTGGGGTCCAGGCCCGCGCGCCGGTCAGGCGCTGATGCTCTGCGCCCGCGCCCGCGCGCTCTATGACGGCCGCCTGGCACCGTCGATCGACGATATCCTGGCGCTTGCCGAGCCCGTATTGCAGCACCGCATGGCGCTGACCTTCGCCGCCCGCGCCGAAGGCATGACCGTGCGCGACGTCGTCGCCGATCTGGTGAAGCAGGCCAGAGGCTGA
- a CDS encoding DUF1285 domain-containing protein, which yields MAEAEIQQTGDAAGLAALIARAAGQTGEKARGLPPVDRWNPPFCGDIDMEIRADGTWFYLGTPIGRQPLVRLFSTVLRKDEDGCTYLVTPVEKVGIRIVDAPFVAVEMSVTEGEKGQVLTFRTNVGDVVEAGAEHPLRFVIHGENRELKPYLHVRGRLEALVSRPVMYDIVELGETVAIGGTEMFCVRSGGAVFPIMPAAELEALSR from the coding sequence ATGGCAGAAGCCGAAATTCAGCAAACCGGCGATGCGGCCGGACTGGCGGCCCTGATTGCGCGTGCTGCCGGACAGACCGGCGAAAAAGCGCGCGGCCTGCCACCGGTTGACCGCTGGAATCCGCCGTTTTGCGGCGACATCGACATGGAGATCCGCGCCGACGGCACCTGGTTCTATCTGGGCACGCCGATCGGCCGGCAGCCCTTGGTCAGGCTGTTTTCCACCGTTTTGCGCAAGGACGAGGACGGGTGCACCTATCTCGTCACGCCTGTGGAAAAGGTCGGCATCCGCATCGTCGATGCGCCTTTCGTTGCTGTGGAGATGAGCGTGACCGAGGGAGAAAAGGGCCAGGTCCTGACCTTCCGCACAAATGTCGGTGACGTGGTCGAAGCCGGGGCGGAGCATCCGCTGCGCTTCGTCATCCATGGCGAGAACCGCGAGCTGAAGCCTTACCTCCATGTGCGCGGGCGGCTGGAGGCCCTGGTGTCGCGGCCGGTCATGTACGACATCGTCGAGCTCGGTGAAACTGTCGCGATCGGCGGCACCGAGATGTTCTGCGTGCGCTCGGGCGGCGCGGTCTTCCCGATCATGCCGGCGGCCGAGCTGGAAGCGCTCTCCCGATGA
- a CDS encoding CoA pyrophosphatase, translating into MNAHPFSADEFRRRALTQMGGPIETSWREHGDFLLNPGMVPYLETLKLKDAAVLVPVVDDGDDATVILTQRTTSLRKHSGQVAFPGGAVDPEDRSIEVAALREAQEEIGLDPRFVETIGRLPHYMAMSGFRITPVLAVVKPGFELVPNPEEVESVFEVPLSFLMDPGNHDRGSGHWQGEERHFYRMPYGGRNIWGITAGILRMLYERLYA; encoded by the coding sequence ATGAATGCGCATCCCTTCTCAGCCGACGAGTTTCGTCGTCGGGCGCTGACCCAGATGGGCGGGCCGATCGAGACCTCCTGGCGCGAGCACGGCGACTTCCTGCTCAATCCGGGCATGGTGCCCTATCTGGAGACGCTGAAGCTCAAGGACGCCGCAGTCCTGGTGCCGGTTGTCGACGACGGCGACGATGCTACGGTTATCCTCACCCAACGCACCACCAGCCTGCGCAAGCATTCCGGCCAGGTCGCCTTTCCGGGCGGCGCCGTGGACCCCGAAGACCGGTCGATCGAAGTCGCAGCGCTGCGCGAGGCGCAGGAAGAGATCGGCCTTGATCCGCGCTTCGTCGAAACCATCGGCCGGCTGCCGCACTACATGGCCATGTCCGGTTTCCGCATCACCCCGGTGCTGGCGGTGGTCAAGCCCGGCTTCGAACTCGTGCCCAACCCGGAAGAGGTCGAAAGCGTTTTCGAGGTGCCGCTGTCGTTCCTGATGGACCCCGGCAACCACGACCGCGGCAGCGGCCACTGGCAGGGCGAGGAACGGCATTTCTACCGGATGCCCTATGGCGGCCGCAACATCTGGGGTATCACCGCCGGAATTCTGCGCATGCTCTATGAAAGGCTTTATGCATGA
- a CDS encoding CCA tRNA nucleotidyltransferase encodes MTSVAGEGWFSTPSLRRVFDVLNVDGGEVRVVGGAVRNSLMGLPAGDIDMATTWHPDEVAERAKAAGIKVVPTGIDHGTVTLVIDGMPYEVTTLRRDVATDGRRAEVAFGTDWKADAERRDFTINALYANDRGEVFDDVGGLADIETRTLRFIGDASERVAEDYLRILRFFRFFAHYGRGRPDADGLRACARARAKLATLSAERVWAETKKLLSADDPGRALLWMRQAGVLTEILPETEKWGIDAIPELVAAERAFGWKPDPLLRLSAIVPPDEERLKALAERLRVSKAEAAFFSRWAKAPAVPATTVDTAFDRLLYRHGVEGIVVRLRLALSTARRKSEGDPAFLSETASLRRLLARAEAFKRPSFPLNGGDVLKAGVPAGPRVGEILGELETLWIERNFNLDRANLVARLEAMVQPS; translated from the coding sequence ATGACCTCGGTTGCTGGCGAAGGCTGGTTCTCGACGCCCTCCCTGCGTCGCGTTTTCGATGTGCTCAATGTCGATGGCGGCGAAGTCCGGGTCGTCGGCGGCGCGGTGCGCAACAGCCTGATGGGCTTGCCGGCAGGCGATATCGACATGGCAACCACCTGGCACCCCGACGAAGTTGCCGAGCGGGCGAAGGCGGCCGGCATCAAGGTGGTGCCGACCGGCATCGACCATGGTACGGTGACGCTCGTCATCGACGGCATGCCCTATGAGGTGACGACGCTGCGCCGTGACGTTGCGACCGACGGCCGTCGCGCCGAAGTCGCCTTCGGCACCGACTGGAAGGCGGATGCCGAGCGGCGGGACTTCACCATCAATGCGCTCTACGCCAACGACCGCGGCGAGGTCTTCGACGACGTCGGCGGTCTCGCCGATATCGAAACGCGCACGCTGCGCTTTATCGGCGATGCCAGCGAACGGGTCGCCGAAGACTATCTGCGCATCCTGCGCTTCTTCCGCTTCTTCGCCCATTACGGCCGCGGCCGGCCGGATGCCGATGGCTTGCGCGCCTGTGCCCGCGCGCGCGCGAAGCTTGCAACGCTTTCGGCCGAGCGGGTCTGGGCGGAAACGAAGAAGCTACTTTCGGCCGATGATCCCGGCCGCGCGCTGCTCTGGATGCGCCAGGCCGGCGTGCTCACCGAAATCCTGCCGGAAACCGAGAAATGGGGCATCGACGCGATCCCCGAACTCGTTGCCGCCGAGCGGGCCTTCGGTTGGAAGCCGGATCCGCTTCTGCGCCTTTCCGCGATCGTGCCGCCGGACGAGGAACGCCTCAAGGCGCTGGCGGAGCGTTTGCGTGTGTCGAAGGCGGAAGCCGCTTTTTTCAGCCGCTGGGCGAAGGCGCCTGCGGTCCCGGCGACGACCGTCGACACGGCCTTCGATCGGCTGCTCTATCGTCATGGGGTGGAAGGCATTGTCGTGCGGCTGCGGCTGGCGCTCTCAACAGCGCGGCGCAAGTCGGAAGGCGACCCGGCGTTCTTGTCCGAGACTGCTTCGCTGCGCCGTCTTCTGGCGCGGGCCGAGGCCTTCAAGCGGCCAAGCTTTCCGTTGAACGGCGGTGATGTGCTGAAGGCCGGTGTGCCGGCCGGCCCACGGGTGGGCGAGATCCTCGGCGAGCTCGAAACTCTCTGGATCGAGCGTAACTTCAATCTCGACCGGGCAAACCTCGTCGCCCGGCTCGAAGCCATGGTGCAGCCGTCCTGA
- a CDS encoding DUF1059 domain-containing protein produces MRLFECGSLVPGCEWHTRADNDAEIVRRVVDHMRETHGETVIRENMIDNIKARITDESKAA; encoded by the coding sequence ATGCGCCTGTTTGAATGCGGTTCCCTCGTCCCGGGTTGCGAATGGCACACCCGCGCCGACAACGATGCCGAAATCGTGCGCCGCGTCGTCGATCACATGCGCGAAACGCACGGCGAAACCGTGATCCGCGAAAACATGATCGACAACATCAAGGCCCGGATCACCGACGAGTCCAAGGCGGCCTAG
- a CDS encoding adenine phosphoribosyltransferase: MTSTVQSELIAAIRNIPDYPKPGVMFRDITTLLGNPRAFRRAIDELVHPYAGTKIDKIAGIEARGFILGGAIAHQLSSGFVPIRKKGKLPHDTVRIAYSLEYGVDEMEMHKDAIRPGEKVILVDDLIATGGTAEAATKLLKQMGAEIVAACFVIDLPELGGRKKLEALGVNVRTLIEFEGH; encoded by the coding sequence ATGACCTCCACCGTTCAATCGGAACTGATTGCCGCCATCCGGAACATTCCTGACTATCCGAAGCCGGGCGTGATGTTTCGCGATATCACCACCTTGCTCGGCAATCCGCGCGCCTTCCGTCGCGCGATCGACGAACTGGTGCATCCCTATGCCGGCACCAAGATCGACAAGATCGCCGGTATCGAGGCGCGTGGTTTCATCCTCGGTGGAGCGATCGCGCATCAGCTTTCCTCTGGCTTCGTGCCGATCCGCAAGAAGGGCAAGCTGCCGCACGACACCGTGCGCATCGCCTACAGCCTGGAATACGGCGTCGACGAGATGGAAATGCACAAGGATGCGATCCGGCCGGGCGAAAAGGTGATCCTGGTCGACGACCTGATCGCGACCGGCGGCACGGCGGAAGCGGCCACCAAGCTTCTGAAGCAGATGGGCGCCGAGATCGTCGCCGCCTGTTTCGTCATCGACCTGCCTGAACTCGGCGGGCGCAAGAAGCTTGAAGCGCTCGGCGTCAATGTCCGCACGCTTATCGAGTTCGAGGGCCACTGA
- a CDS encoding MaoC family dehydratase — protein sequence MMTMEEFYAAKSRTVIGSLTFTADDIIRFATDFDPQPFHLDAEKARHSLFGGLCASGWHTCAGWMQCFVKFWRNEQRRLAAEGLKAPNLGPSPGFRDLKWLKPVYADDTVTYFVTFLESRSLASKPGWRINTILCEGENQHGEAVIRFESKVIEFV from the coding sequence ATGATGACGATGGAAGAATTCTACGCGGCCAAGAGCCGGACCGTGATCGGCAGTCTGACGTTTACGGCCGACGACATCATCCGTTTTGCCACCGACTTCGACCCCCAACCCTTCCATCTCGACGCGGAAAAGGCGCGGCATTCGCTGTTCGGCGGCCTTTGCGCCTCGGGCTGGCATACCTGCGCGGGGTGGATGCAATGCTTCGTCAAGTTCTGGCGAAACGAGCAGCGGCGGCTTGCGGCCGAAGGCCTGAAGGCGCCGAACCTCGGCCCCTCGCCCGGATTTCGTGACCTGAAATGGCTGAAGCCGGTCTATGCCGACGATACGGTCACCTACTTCGTCACCTTCCTCGAAAGCCGTTCGCTTGCCTCCAAACCCGGCTGGCGGATCAATACGATCCTGTGCGAAGGCGAAAACCAGCACGGCGAGGCGGTGATCCGTTTCGAGAGCAAGGTCATCGAGTTCGTCTGA
- a CDS encoding MaoC family dehydratase, with amino-acid sequence MLYFEDFSEGRRFDYKPVEMKPPEMIAFASEFDQQPMHLDEEAGKRSILGGLAASGWHTSAIGMRMMLDAFMSNSTSQGSPGIDFMDWRKPVIAGDVLSGFSLVIEARRSKSKPDLGIVKFRNEINNQAGEPVAVSECSVLFRCRDKGKA; translated from the coding sequence ATGCTCTACTTCGAGGATTTTTCCGAAGGCCGGCGGTTCGACTACAAGCCGGTCGAGATGAAGCCGCCGGAGATGATCGCGTTTGCCAGCGAATTCGACCAGCAGCCGATGCACCTTGATGAAGAGGCGGGAAAACGCAGCATCCTGGGCGGTCTCGCCGCCTCCGGCTGGCACACCAGCGCCATCGGCATGCGCATGATGCTCGACGCCTTCATGAGCAATTCCACGTCCCAGGGCTCGCCCGGCATCGATTTCATGGACTGGAGGAAGCCGGTCATTGCCGGCGACGTGCTCTCTGGCTTCAGCTTGGTGATCGAAGCGCGCCGTTCGAAGTCTAAACCGGATCTCGGCATCGTCAAGTTCCGCAACGAAATCAACAACCAGGCCGGCGAGCCCGTGGCGGTTTCCGAATGCTCGGTTCTCTTTCGCTGCCGCGACAAGGGCAAAGCCTGA
- the ychF gene encoding redox-regulated ATPase YchF: protein MGFKCGIVGLPNVGKSTLFNALTKTAAAQAANYPFCTIEPNTGEVAVPDPRMRKLADIAKSKEIIPTRISFVDIAGLVRGASKGEGLGNQFLANIREVDAVVHVLRCFEDDDITHVEGRINPVADAETIETELMLADLDSLERRTEQTRKRAGGKDKDSVAQLPIMEASLKLLQDGKPVRTMLAKLDAEELRILQGLNLLTAHPVLYVCNVAESDAVDGNEHTRAVAEMAKAQGAESVVISAAIESEVAQLPEEESKEFLSALGLEEAGLDRLIRAGYKLLDLITYFTVGPKETRAWTIQRGTKAPQAAGVIHTDFERGFIRANTIAYEDYIALGGEVGAKEAGKARDEGKEYVVQDGDVIHFRFNT, encoded by the coding sequence ATGGGCTTCAAATGCGGTATTGTCGGACTGCCGAACGTCGGCAAGTCCACGCTCTTCAACGCACTCACCAAGACGGCAGCGGCGCAAGCGGCCAACTATCCCTTCTGCACCATCGAGCCGAACACCGGCGAAGTGGCGGTGCCGGACCCGCGCATGCGCAAGCTTGCCGACATCGCCAAGTCGAAGGAAATCATCCCGACGCGCATCTCCTTCGTCGACATCGCCGGCCTGGTGCGCGGCGCGTCGAAGGGTGAAGGCCTCGGCAACCAGTTCCTCGCCAACATCCGCGAAGTGGACGCCGTCGTTCACGTGCTGCGCTGCTTCGAGGATGACGACATCACGCACGTCGAAGGCCGCATCAACCCGGTGGCCGATGCCGAGACGATCGAGACCGAGCTGATGCTCGCCGACCTCGACAGCCTCGAGCGCCGCACCGAGCAGACCCGCAAGCGCGCCGGCGGCAAGGACAAGGACTCCGTCGCCCAGCTGCCGATCATGGAAGCCTCGCTGAAGCTTCTGCAGGATGGCAAGCCGGTTCGCACGATGCTCGCCAAGCTCGACGCCGAAGAACTGCGCATCCTGCAGGGCCTGAACCTTTTGACCGCACACCCGGTTCTCTATGTCTGCAACGTCGCGGAAAGCGATGCGGTCGACGGCAACGAACACACCCGTGCGGTTGCCGAAATGGCAAAGGCGCAAGGCGCCGAGAGCGTTGTCATCTCGGCGGCGATCGAATCCGAAGTGGCCCAGCTGCCGGAAGAAGAATCCAAGGAGTTCCTGAGCGCACTCGGTCTCGAAGAAGCCGGTCTCGACCGCCTGATCCGCGCCGGCTACAAGCTGCTCGACCTCATCACCTATTTCACTGTCGGCCCGAAGGAAACCCGCGCCTGGACGATCCAGCGCGGCACCAAGGCGCCGCAGGCCGCCGGCGTCATCCACACCGACTTCGAGCGTGGCTTCATTCGCGCCAACACGATCGCCTATGAAGACTACATCGCGCTCGGTGGCGAAGTGGGCGCCAAGGAAGCCGGCAAGGCCCGTGACGAAGGCAAGGAATACGTCGTCCAGGACGGCGACGTCATCCACTTCCGCTTCAACACGTAA